From ANME-2 cluster archaeon, one genomic window encodes:
- a CDS encoding IS1 family transposase, whose protein sequence is MARPRSKIDITCQNPECKYFLTEEGKDILKRGKNRAGHQQYYCNHCSRWFVETANTPLYHKHLSKPEIINICKHLVEKNGIRSIERITGHHRDTIGNLIEDLALHADFVNSILLHDVKLGQSEVDEMWTFIKKNKKKLSQEALIQISKVMPGYSLS, encoded by the coding sequence ATGGCTAGACCTCGAAGTAAAATCGATATTACATGTCAGAATCCAGAATGCAAATATTTCTTGACAGAGGAAGGAAAAGATATACTAAAGCGTGGAAAAAATCGAGCAGGACATCAACAATACTATTGTAATCACTGTAGTAGATGGTTTGTTGAAACAGCGAATACACCGCTGTATCATAAACATCTTTCAAAACCTGAGATAATCAACATCTGCAAACACCTTGTAGAGAAAAATGGTATCAGATCGATTGAACGAATAACAGGCCACCACAGGGATACAATTGGAAATTTAATAGAGGATCTTGCCTTGCATGCTGATTTTGTAAATTCTATTCTTCTTCATGATGTAAAACTTGGACAATCTGAGGTTGATGAAATGTGGACATTCATAAAAAAAAACAAAAAAAAGTTGAGTCAGGAAGCTCTAATTCAGATATCGAAGGTGATGCCTGGATATTCACTTTCATGA
- a CDS encoding 3-isopropylmalate dehydratase small subunit, with amino-acid sequence MNGNVWKFGNDIDTDAVIPGRYLTINTPKELAEHAFEGVRPEFAGEVNPGDIIIGGTNFGCGSSREHAPLALKGAQLKCIIAKSFARIFFRNSINIGLPLLECAETDRIREGDELDVDIASGIITNKTKNETYQATGLPDFLRSIVDAGGLIEFTRQQVSA; translated from the coding sequence ATGAATGGAAATGTTTGGAAATTTGGGAACGATATCGATACCGATGCTGTCATACCTGGCAGGTATCTTACTATCAATACACCGAAAGAACTGGCAGAGCATGCTTTTGAAGGTGTAAGACCAGAATTCGCAGGTGAGGTCAACCCAGGCGATATCATCATCGGAGGAACCAACTTCGGCTGCGGTTCGAGCAGGGAACATGCACCCCTGGCACTAAAAGGTGCACAGTTGAAATGCATCATTGCCAAAAGCTTTGCCCGCATCTTTTTCAGGAACTCCATCAATATAGGTCTGCCACTTCTGGAATGCGCTGAGACGGACCGCATCCGGGAAGGGGATGAACTTGACGTGGATATTGCATCAGGCATCATTACTAACAAGACCAAAAACGAAACTTACCAGGCCACGGGCCTGCCTGATTTCCTGCGCAGTATAGTGGATGCCGGGGGACTTATCGAATTCACCAGGCAGCAGGTGAGCGCATGA